The Pseudomonas sp. KU26590 genomic sequence GGTCCGCGTCAGCCCCCAGCAGCTTCGTGAAATGGGTGTCGAGTTCAAAGAGCCGGATAATTTGCGAATAGTTACAGGCTGGGGGCAGTCAATGTCGCCAACCATAAGGCATCGCGACTCGCTGCTGACAGATATGAGCGTCCGAGAATTCACAGCTGACGGAATTTACATTTTCTCCTGGCAAGGCCGCCTGTATATCAAGCGTCTGCAATGGCTTGGCGACGAGCAGCTAAACATGATATCGGACAATACCCGGCACCAGCCGCAGACGATTTTGGCGGGAGATACCCATATTCAAGGGCGGGTGCTGCTGGTGTGGAACGCTCACCTGCTGTGAGAAACCTTAGATACTAGGAAAAACTTCGCAGCGGCCTGTTTAGTAAAAGATAAGGCTGCGTCTTAAAGGTAATTTTCAGAATTCTTCAAGGATAGCAGGTTGACTATGGATTTCGTCGCAAAGGATTTTTCTGGATTAAACTCGATTACCCACAGTGGTATCACCAAACATTTTAAAAATGTCGCACCATGTCAAGCGCTTGCAGAGCTCGTGTGGAATGGTCTAGACGCAGGCGCGTCCAAGATAGATGTGTTGGTCGAAAGCACCGATACCGGTGGGACAATTTCAGTGACCATCGTGGACAACGGCAGCGGAATCAACTTCAATAAGCCAGATGATAATTTCCGTCGGTTCAATGACTCGTTGAAAAAGGACTCTTTTGACTCTCACGGATCTCAAGGTCGCGGTCGATTGGCATTTCACAAAATATGCAACACCGCTACCTGGCATACTCGTTACGAAAATGTTGATGCAAAAATACAGGTTTTTAGTAGCAATTTAAGTGCTGTCAGCGGGACAACCATTAGTGCGAGCGAGCAACTCATCGCGCTAGCAGGAGCCGAGTCCGGCACGTGTGTTACGCTTAGCCACTTCGATAAGAACTTACCTCCAACAGGTTCGATAATCCATGAGTTCAGCAAGGAGTTTGGGGCGCATTTAGTGTTGATGCCGCAAAAAGAAATCACCGTAAACGGTGATAAAGTTCTTCCCCAGCCTCATACAAAGTCGTCAACTCTTATCCAGACGAAGCTGGCAAGTTTCGATGTAGACCTAATTCAGTGGGAGGATAAACCTGGCGCTGAGAAATCGTTTCTGTATTTCGTGTCTCGAAAACTCAAAACAATATATAAACAATATAGCAGCCTCAACAAAAAGCGGGATTACTATACTTCTGTTTTCGTAAAATCCTCATTCCTCGAACGTTACGTGAAAGAAGAGGGAGCCTTGTCTGAGCCATTCGACGCATTTCTAGTTTCCGAGGACTATAGAATACTCATTAGGGAAATGAATGGCTTCCTGCGGACAAGCTACGCAAATTTCCTGATCGGCAAAGCTCAGGAACAGGTAGATGCGTTCGAAAAGGCAGGTGACTTTCCAGACTATGATGCGTTGGACGTAGCAGAATCAAAATGGCGTCTATCCCATGTCAAGGAAATAGTTAAGGCTGTTTTAATTCGCGAGCCAAGACTTTTCGTCGGAGGCAACAAACGCCAGCGGCGATTAATTATTCGATTGTTAGACAAGCTCTCGGTCTCAAGCGAGAATAGCGGAATATTCGAAGTGCTCGAAAGCGTACTCAATCTGGATGCCGCCGCCATGAAGCAGCTCGCTGATCAATTGAAAAAAACGAAGCTTGACAACATCATACAGACTATCGAAATCCTCCAGCACCGGGAGCTAGCCGTTTGCCAGTTGAAGGAAATTATGAATGTTCATTACAAGGATGTTTTGGAGACACCAGATCTTCAAAAAATTATCGAAAACAACACTTGGTTGTTTGGACCGGCCTACGAGATTCTCGGAGCTGAAGAAGACACTTTCACCACAACCGCCAAAAACCTGAGATCAAAAGTCAAAGATATCACTGCAATTGAGCTGGCCGATCTCGCTAGCGGAGTTGATATTGATGGCGCTAACCGGCAGGTTGATCTATTGCTGGTGCGCAAGAAGCTACAGTTTGATGCAAAAGGACGCAGATTTTTCCGATGCGTAATCGTTGAAATCAAACGTCCGGGCGTATCTCTTAATAACAAGCATTTGAATCAGCTTGATGAATATGCTGCGATCTTGAGTCATTACCCAGAATTCAACAGCGAACTAACTAGGTTTGAATTGATTTTAATAGGTCGTAGCATTTCTAAAGGAGCGTACTCGATTCATAGCCGCCTAAAGAGTTCGGAGATTCACGGCGAGCCAGGACTCCTTACGAATGACAACAAGATTAAGACATATATCAAAACTTGGCCTACCATCTTTGATGAATTTGAAATCACCAACGATTACCTCTTGGACAACCTGAAAACGCAGCGAGCCTCTCTATCTTCAAGATCGAAGGAGGAGCTTCTAGAAAGTCTGCAAAAAGAATCAGTTTGAATTCGGCAAGAGGTCGCTCCGTGAGGGTGGGCTGCATGTTCTAACGGCTGTAGTACCTCTGTTTCAATCCTCGATGCTCCACACCTATCGTTAACCCTGACCGTGAACGTGGCTGAAACCCCAGTGGTTGCGGTCATTGCGTTTGTTCAATAAGCGCCGCGGCTCCTTCCTCGGCCCCCCGTCCCCATTTAGCCACTGAGGATTGACGCAAGGCAGGAACTACGCAGCCAGCCAATCGATTTCGCGGAGCCTTTGCGACAAGCCGATCCTCATTCCTCAGGTCGGCGTGCATAGGCGCCGTGATCGCGACGTCATCTCCCCCAGCATCCCACGAGCAGTCCCGCCTGCAAAGACCGAGGTCGGTACAGCCAGACTTCGCGAACTAAATTAACCGCCGGTATTGACGATAAGGAAACCGCCGGTTAATTTACCTCCATCGAAGCGCGACTGGTTGCGCAGCGAAGGGCCAGCGGTCCGCCCTCCCTGGGTCGCTCTTTAAAAACCAAACAGTTCAAAGGCCTCCAGCCAGCAAAAGGACTAACGCACCGAGCGTGGGCGATACCCACCTTGATGCGCCGTATCCGAGTAGCCCTGAAGGCCCAAACCGAAAACGTATGGAAAGAAATCAGCGCCCAATCCGCAGGTGGCGAGTAACAGCGGATCGAAGCGACTCCTTCAGCTAGAGCGTCCGGCACGCCGGCGTTTTGGCGAGGAACACATCCGATACAAACCCGCGATCGACGCCAGCAGCGGATCGCGGCCCTGAAAGCGATTTCACTGATGCAGCCTGGCAGCAGGCTGCATTGGGAAACCACCGTCAGAAGGAACTTCAAGATGCTCATCCTCACCCGCCGCCCCGGCGAAACCATCCGCATCAACGACGACATCCAGATCACCGTCACCCGAACTCAGGGCCAGCAAGTCTGGATAGGGATCACCGCCCCCCGCGAAATCCAGGTGCATCGGGAGGAAATCTACCAGCGCATTCAAGAGCAGCTGTCGGGCCCCGCCCAACCTGCGAACCAGCTGGCCTCATAACCCCAAAGCGGCGCTCGTTGTGGCCGCTCAACCAGCTCGCCCAGGAGGCGACCATGACTTACGAAATTATTGTGGAAGAGTTCGTCCTCGAGGTGGAGGTGACTCATTGCGAGAACACGCCGCCCCAGCCTGATAACCGCGACAGCGACTGGGACTGCATGGGCACTCGCGAGCTTGATTACCTCGTGCTGGCAGGCATCACCTATGACCGCAACGGTAAGCCGCAGGACGTCCAGCCTCTGGATCTGCGCACCGTCGCCGCCCAGCACGACAACGCCATTCGCGTTGCGCTCTGGCACGAGATCGACAGCCGCACGCAGCGATCACGGTGGGCGGCATGAGTACCGAGTCCAGCCACACAAAAGCCGCCGCCTTGATCGACACGGCCATCAGCACTCTGGCGACCGGGCATGCCGAAATGCACCTGGTCTACTCGAACGCCGCCTACACCGCGGTCAACGTCAGCCACGAGCTGCGGGCCATCACCGGCGACGAATTCAAACGCTACTGCGAGCGCATTCGCGACATCGATGCGCGCTTCATGGGCACGTCACACGCAAAGGAGTCGGCATGAGCACTTCCATTGGCCAACCGCGTTTCAGTGAGCAGATTTGGGAGCTGCCGCAGCACTTGGCCGTCGCACCCGATCGCGTACTCATGGTGTTCAAGGGGCTGACCATGCAGGACGCGATGCGTGCTGCTGAGCAGGCCCACATTTCCAACCCAGAGGCCTGGAGCCGAAGCGCGTGGCTGTGCGGCGAATGGACCTTGGCGTATGAGGTGCGCAATGAGTGACTTCGGCGAAATGCAAAGCGCGATCAAAGACCACAAGAAACGATTGAGGGCGATGTTCGGCATCGAATGCCCGGAATGCAAACGCCTTCGGCCACGCGCTTGCGCAACCATCATGCTGCCTCAGCAACGCTGCCGTGTAGATGGCTATCGCGATCCCCGCCCTGAACTGACAGATGTGCAATGGAGTTCAGTGTGAGCCGGCAACGCGCCCGTCGCGCGGCGTACTGGCGCGGTTCGGCAGTCACCTTTCTTGTTTGCATTTTGTGGATGTTGGTCAGCGCCTACGCCCAGCACATCACACAGTAACCCCTTCCCCGTTTTATTGCAGCGCGCCGGCAACGGCATGGCGCAAGGAGTAACCGTGTCCGCACCAAACACCGCCCCCGTGGCGCACGAGCAGCAGCTCAACCTCATTTCCCAAGCCGCGACCAGCACCAGCGCCCTGGTGCTGGATGGCGACAGCCTCGACAAGATGATGCGGCTGGCAGAAGTCATGGCCGGCGGCCGCGCAACGATGCCGAAACATTTCAACGGCAATGCCGCCGACTGCCTCGCCGTGGTGATGCAGTCGATGCAGTGGAAGATGAACCCCTTCGCTGTAGCCCAGAAAACCCACCTGGTGAACGGCGTCCTCGGTTATGAAGCGCAGCTCGTTAACGCCGTCATCACGACCTGTGCACCGGTTCTCGATCGCTTGCATTACGAGTGGTTCGGCGCGTGGGAAAAGGTGATCGGCAAATTCACGATCAAGTCCGGCGACAAAGGCGAGTACCGCGTGCCGGGCTGGAAGATGGCCGACGAGGAAGGCC encodes the following:
- a CDS encoding ATP-binding protein produces the protein MDFVAKDFSGLNSITHSGITKHFKNVAPCQALAELVWNGLDAGASKIDVLVESTDTGGTISVTIVDNGSGINFNKPDDNFRRFNDSLKKDSFDSHGSQGRGRLAFHKICNTATWHTRYENVDAKIQVFSSNLSAVSGTTISASEQLIALAGAESGTCVTLSHFDKNLPPTGSIIHEFSKEFGAHLVLMPQKEITVNGDKVLPQPHTKSSTLIQTKLASFDVDLIQWEDKPGAEKSFLYFVSRKLKTIYKQYSSLNKKRDYYTSVFVKSSFLERYVKEEGALSEPFDAFLVSEDYRILIREMNGFLRTSYANFLIGKAQEQVDAFEKAGDFPDYDALDVAESKWRLSHVKEIVKAVLIREPRLFVGGNKRQRRLIIRLLDKLSVSSENSGIFEVLESVLNLDAAAMKQLADQLKKTKLDNIIQTIEILQHRELAVCQLKEIMNVHYKDVLETPDLQKIIENNTWLFGPAYEILGAEEDTFTTTAKNLRSKVKDITAIELADLASGVDIDGANRQVDLLLVRKKLQFDAKGRRFFRCVIVEIKRPGVSLNNKHLNQLDEYAAILSHYPEFNSELTRFELILIGRSISKGAYSIHSRLKSSEIHGEPGLLTNDNKIKTYIKTWPTIFDEFEITNDYLLDNLKTQRASLSSRSKEELLESLQKESV
- the csrA gene encoding carbon storage regulator CsrA, encoding MLILTRRPGETIRINDDIQITVTRTQGQQVWIGITAPREIQVHREEIYQRIQEQLSGPAQPANQLAS
- a CDS encoding RecT family recombinase; protein product: MSAPNTAPVAHEQQLNLISQAATSTSALVLDGDSLDKMMRLAEVMAGGRATMPKHFNGNAADCLAVVMQSMQWKMNPFAVAQKTHLVNGVLGYEAQLVNAVITTCAPVLDRLHYEWFGAWEKVIGKFTIKSGDKGEYRVPGWKMADEEGLGVKVWATFRGEDEPRVLELLLAQARTRNSTLWADDPRQQLAYLATKRWSRLYCPDVILGVYSPDELEESAPRVRDVSPARNTAPAGLPPYPEAKFAENLPKWQKSVDDRKSSPGHLIATISSKYTLSEQQIEQINNLAPIEGESA